Proteins encoded together in one Vanessa cardui chromosome 19, ilVanCard2.1, whole genome shotgun sequence window:
- the LOC124537795 gene encoding transmembrane 7 superfamily member 3-like, with protein sequence MIKVNILHVLLLFMLARTISCQNISIILPLNKTISWGNREIYGGFANLNASSTLQVDFTNVNKNISYIIFQVHSHLHNVTLYNNTYIKGSYISGTNVGLYSSVKPKLDTFFVYNPNVNINLKLYLSVHGYGKSDPIPGGCNMEFPIPISPFIQTSYNKDYILVDAAAARDPSDLICNTLDKVVVFFYKMYLPERNYDADTYFDGIKNMMTMDAIDNYGEFIPENGDHMRRMLSAYPGTGAVYVAVAISTVNVSSYSVYVPTYSYACSPLVDGGCELLDDFLSQILCASLLFVGLFICFFGHRFFKTEMFLVGLISGVIITYIFISLTADLDRPALLGASVLSGICFGAIWLLFWWFYGIPLIAVLLSTLNVGFLFSAIIYYGLPGGLLALEVDLNFWTLFVLVMLMTSLMLVSMTFLSNILCCSILGAYATIFPIDYYLGSNLKYIIINTVRRAVVPQFNKAILSPPFEWRDAIISLLWVALATSGFLFQHFQNRGRPPFPPPPRNVRPVPSHFYYGTAESRRRRYDTATTVIPTAIHTERTPLLG encoded by the exons atgattaaagtaaatatattgcaTGTGCTTCTATTATTTATGTTGGCTAGGACAATCAGCTGTCAAA ATATTAGCATTATATTGCCTCTGAACAAAACAATATCTTGGGGTAACAGAGAGATCTATGGTGGTTTTGCTAATCTCAATGCATCATCCACATTGCAAGTTGACTTTACaaatgtgaataaaaatatatcctacATAATATTTCAAGTGCACAGTCATTTACATAATgtgacattatataataatacttatataaaaggTTCATATATATCCGGAACAAACGTTGGACTGTACAGCAGCGTTAAACCGAAGCTCGATacattttttgtatacaatccaaatgtgaatataaatttgaaattgtatttgTCTGTGCATGGATATGGGAAATCag ACCCTATACCAGGTGGTTGCAATATGGAGTTTCCCATACCAATATCACCGTTCATACAAACCTCGTATAACAAAGATTACATCTTAGTTGATGCTGCAGCAGCTAGAGATCCATCGGATTTGATTTGTAATACTCTCGATAAGGTTGTAGTGTTTttctacaaaatgtatttacctgAAAGGAACTATGACGCTGATACATACTTTGATGGTATAAAAAACATGATGACAATGGATGCCATTGATAATTATGGTGAAttt ATCCCTGAAAATGGTGATCATATGCGTCGCATGCTAAGCGCCTACCCCGGCACTGGCGCCGTGTATGTAGCTGTTGCTATTAGCACGGTGAATGTGAGCTCATATTCGGTATACGTACCGACTTATTCTTATGCGTGCTCACCATTGGTTGATGGCGGTTGTGAGTTATTAG ATGACTTCCTGTCACAGATACTCTGTGCTTCGCTATTGTTCGTCGGACTGTTCATATGTTTCTTCGGACACAGGTTTTTCAAGACTGAGATGTTTCTAGTCGGTTTAATAAGCGGcgttattataacatatattttcatatccCTCACCGCAGACCTGGACAGACCTG CATTGCTAGGTGCGTCCGTGTTGTCTGGCATATGTTTCGGCGCGATTTGGTTATTATTCTGGTGGTTCTATGGCATACCGCTGATAGCAGTTCTCCTGTCGACGCTCAACGTCGGTTTCTTGTTTTCCGCCATCATTTATTATGGATTACCAG gCGGTCTTCTTGCTCTTGAGGTAGATCTTAACTTTTGGACTCTATTCGTACTGGTCATGTTGATGACGTCACTGATGCTGGTGTCTATGACTTTCCTCTCGAACATTCTATGCTGTTCGATACTCGGCGCGTACGCGACTATATTCCCTATCGACTACTACTTAGGGTCGAATTTGAAATACATTATCATAAACACAGTGCGAAGGGCAGTCGTACCGCAATTCAATAAGGCTATACTTTCACCGCCCTTTGAATGGAGgg atgCAATAATTTCTCTCTTATGGGTGGCCCTAGCGACTTCCGGTTTCCTTTTCCAACACTTCCAAAACAGAGGCAGGCCACCTTTCCCTCCACCGCCAAGGAACGTTAGACCCGTGCCATCACATTTTTACTACGGTACCGCTGAATCGAGGAGACGACG ATACGATACAGCAACGACAGTTATACCAACAGCCATACATACCGAGAGAACGCCATTATTGGGATaa